In one Cyanobacteriota bacterium genomic region, the following are encoded:
- the tgt gene encoding tRNA guanosine(34) transglycosylase Tgt: MSFQFELIKKKGEARAGKITTPHGVIETPVFMPVATQSAIKAMSFDQLDACGTEIVLSNTYHLHLRPGEDLIHQAGGLHDWTSYQKPFLTDSGGFQIFSQSRLGKCKINDQGAEFIDNLAGNKHFISPEDSITMQNKMGADIIMAFDHCPDGGASYEETKEAMERTHRWAERCMIQHQNSLEQKLRPEDQALFLIVQGGIFKDLRAQSVEALTQHDAPGFAIGGVSVGESREDIDEIVKYTTPLLPENKPRYLMGIGTKEDIVKAIEAGIDMFDCVMPTRIARHGAFFDKNGVRQLIKNSQYTADFKPLDSNCACYACTNHSRAYIRHLFRAQEMLAATLLSIHNLSYLIKLTNSIREEILS, from the coding sequence ATGAGTTTTCAATTTGAATTAATCAAGAAAAAAGGCGAGGCCAGAGCTGGCAAAATCACTACTCCACACGGAGTTATTGAAACACCTGTCTTCATGCCAGTGGCAACACAATCAGCAATTAAAGCAATGAGTTTTGATCAACTTGATGCTTGCGGCACTGAAATCGTCCTATCAAATACTTATCATCTTCATCTAAGACCTGGAGAAGACTTGATTCATCAAGCCGGAGGTTTACATGATTGGACCTCATACCAAAAACCATTTTTGACAGACTCTGGAGGTTTTCAAATCTTCTCTCAATCAAGATTAGGCAAATGCAAAATCAATGATCAAGGTGCAGAATTTATTGACAACCTAGCTGGCAACAAACATTTTATTAGTCCAGAAGATTCAATCACAATGCAAAACAAAATGGGAGCTGATATCATCATGGCTTTTGATCATTGTCCTGATGGTGGAGCAAGTTATGAGGAAACCAAAGAAGCCATGGAACGCACTCATAGATGGGCGGAGCGCTGTATGATTCAACATCAAAACTCACTTGAACAAAAACTAAGACCTGAAGACCAAGCTTTGTTTTTAATAGTGCAAGGTGGTATTTTCAAAGATCTGCGTGCCCAAAGCGTTGAAGCGCTCACTCAACATGACGCACCTGGTTTTGCAATCGGCGGAGTTTCAGTGGGAGAAAGTCGAGAGGATATTGACGAGATAGTTAAATACACCACGCCGCTGTTGCCAGAAAACAAACCAAGATATTTAATGGGCATAGGAACCAAAGAAGATATAGTCAAAGCAATTGAAGCCGGCATCGATATGTTTGATTGCGTCATGCCAACTCGAATTGCCAGGCATGGAGCATTCTTTGATAAAAATGGAGTAAGACAACTAATTAAAAATAGTCAGTATACAGCCGACTTTAAACCACTTGATTCAAATTGCGCTTGCTATGCTTGCACAAATCACAGCAGAGCTTATATTCGACACTTATTTCGAGCCCAAGAAATGCTAGCTGCAACACTACTTAGTATCCACAACCTCAGTTATCTGATCAAGCTCACCAATTCTATACGTGAAGAGATACTTTCCTAG
- a CDS encoding pentapeptide repeat-containing protein, giving the protein MEEEPENNEELSFEQIEEEAQLEKFEQSEDGTLLLEIDDDDEKPKVTSSSKDPWLNFKTIDFGRDIKNLINKPFWVLVNFLLILFLVFFLLLFADYLEETKYNDLIAYVAVNHHMPENYQGEIPELAQELMHHHHLKQAQVEEARKLVKDDPRINDPVMGDFYPEALSNEDVILILQGQDIGMVTRSGAVKTELMNLSGLDLSKLSFDEMNNFLQSDLRYTSFEGVNQANMSFRGASAEYAQFVDAKLPEANFIRARIDSANFYNSTVYNSLFTGAIGPRALMSESDFHNSKFDETLFKLADFSGSNLENCNFRSSNLEAASFRGANLKNVNFKGSNLRSVNFVNANLEGADLSNTGLEAANFEGANLQDTKFNDADLNQANFHKVRNANEKQFKSSKTKVGIRNIPDYVFPKQRSYRERFSAPNDVY; this is encoded by the coding sequence ATGGAAGAAGAGCCGGAAAATAACGAAGAACTAAGTTTTGAGCAAATTGAAGAAGAGGCTCAACTAGAGAAGTTTGAACAATCGGAAGATGGTACTCTACTTCTAGAAATTGATGATGATGATGAAAAACCCAAAGTCACTTCCTCATCAAAAGATCCTTGGCTCAATTTTAAAACAATAGACTTTGGTAGAGATATAAAGAATTTGATCAATAAACCATTTTGGGTTTTGGTGAACTTTCTTTTGATTCTCTTTTTAGTATTCTTTTTGTTGCTATTTGCTGATTACTTAGAAGAAACTAAATACAACGATCTAATTGCATACGTTGCCGTCAATCATCATATGCCAGAAAACTACCAAGGTGAAATACCAGAACTCGCACAGGAATTGATGCATCACCATCATCTCAAACAAGCTCAAGTAGAAGAAGCGAGGAAACTAGTCAAAGATGATCCTCGAATTAATGATCCTGTAATGGGGGACTTTTATCCGGAAGCATTATCAAATGAAGATGTCATTCTCATACTACAAGGACAAGACATTGGGATGGTAACAAGAAGCGGTGCTGTCAAAACTGAACTAATGAATTTATCAGGCTTAGACTTGAGTAAATTGAGTTTTGATGAAATGAATAATTTCTTACAAAGTGACTTGCGTTACACAAGTTTTGAAGGAGTCAACCAAGCCAATATGAGCTTCAGAGGGGCTTCTGCTGAGTATGCCCAATTTGTAGATGCCAAACTACCAGAAGCCAACTTCATTAGAGCGAGAATAGACAGTGCGAATTTCTATAATTCAACAGTGTATAATTCTTTATTCACAGGTGCTATAGGTCCAAGAGCTTTAATGTCAGAAAGTGATTTTCATAATTCGAAGTTCGACGAGACCTTATTCAAACTAGCAGACTTTTCTGGATCCAATCTTGAAAACTGCAATTTCAGATCATCCAACTTGGAAGCTGCCAGTTTCCGCGGAGCTAATCTCAAAAATGTTAATTTCAAAGGCTCTAACTTGCGTAGTGTTAATTTTGTTAATGCCAATCTAGAAGGCGCTGACCTGAGCAATACTGGACTTGAAGCCGCCAATTTTGAAGGAGCCAATCTTCAAGACACTAAATTCAATGACGCTGATCTCAATCAAGCCAACTTTCATAAAGTCAGAAATGCAAACGAAAAACAATTCAAATCCAGTAAAACCAAAGTTGGTATCCGCAATATACCTGACTATGTCTTCCCTAAACAAAGAAGCTATAGAGAAAGGTTTAGTGCGCCGAATGATGTTTATTAA
- the uvrA gene encoding excinuclease ABC subunit UvrA codes for MSTKTLKKIKLDDCIEVRGAKQHNLKNIDVTIPKNQLVVITGVSGSGKSSLAFDTIFAEGQRRYVESLSAYARQFLGQLDKPDVEEIKGLSPAISIDQKQSSYNPRSTVGTVTEIYDHLRLLYARIGTQYCPECDAKVEAQTIDQIIDQVLELQQGSKAMILAPLVKDKKGEHQNLFSALKSEGFVRVRVDGVVYTLEETIKLAKTKKHDIELVVDRIVIKDSARSRIADSLALALSRGEGVVIVHDLSTEKDHLFSELMACPNGHGSLPELEPKNFSFNSPHGACSACDGLGMEQELSEDLLVPVPSLTLAEGAIKPWAKTNNPFYKALLDALMTTLGLSMKTPFGEFSDKTKDIIFNGYDEKRVKIDTKKYPNLGYGNYNVYYEGVVGQLQRRYKESGSESWKAELEQYMIETDCPKCNGARLKPSVLAVKIAGQSIADISRLSVEKADDFFSKLELFLNPQHAQIAHQVLIEIRARLKFLKDVGLSYLTLSRSAKTLSGGEFQRIRLASQIGSSLTGVLYVLDEPSIGLHQKDNDKLLATLNHLRDIGNTVLVVEHDQETIIKADHVLDIGPKAGVHGGYVVAQGSVQDIMDAPDSITGAYLSGRLKIEVPSTRREGNGNYLSINGATKNNLKDISVDFPLGKFISVTGVSGSGKSSLINDLLRPALMHKLGYKVPMPRELKSINGHKELDKVIVIDQSPIGRTPRSNPATYVGVFDPIRQVFSQTIEAKARGYNPGRFSFNVKGGRCEACGGAGLVEIEMNFLPSVYVKCDICKGRRYNQETLEVKFKNKSIFDILEMTVEEALSFFDAIPQVKKKLQALQDVGLDYIRLGQAATTLSGGEAQRIKLASELSKRPTGKTMYLLDEPTTGLHWFDIQHLLNVLNRLVDTGNTVLVIEHNLDVIKHSDHIVDLGPEGGDAGGELLAQGSPEEVALSTKSYTAQYL; via the coding sequence GTGAGCACAAAAACCCTCAAAAAAATAAAGCTCGATGATTGCATTGAAGTACGCGGGGCTAAGCAACACAATCTCAAAAATATAGATGTAACTATTCCTAAGAATCAACTCGTTGTGATTACAGGTGTGAGTGGTTCTGGTAAAAGCTCGCTTGCTTTTGATACGATTTTTGCAGAAGGACAGAGACGTTATGTCGAGAGTCTCTCGGCTTATGCTAGGCAGTTTCTTGGACAGTTGGATAAGCCTGATGTTGAAGAGATCAAGGGCTTGAGTCCAGCAATTTCAATTGATCAAAAACAATCCTCGTATAATCCTCGCTCTACAGTTGGTACTGTCACTGAGATCTATGATCATTTGCGTTTATTATACGCGCGAATTGGTACGCAGTATTGTCCTGAATGTGACGCTAAGGTGGAAGCGCAAACTATCGATCAAATTATTGATCAAGTGCTTGAGTTGCAGCAAGGTAGTAAAGCCATGATTTTGGCTCCTTTAGTTAAAGACAAAAAAGGAGAGCACCAAAACTTGTTCTCAGCACTTAAATCAGAGGGCTTTGTCAGAGTGCGAGTAGATGGAGTTGTTTATACACTTGAAGAAACAATCAAGCTTGCCAAAACTAAAAAGCATGACATTGAATTAGTTGTCGACAGGATAGTAATTAAAGACTCTGCTAGAAGTCGTATTGCTGATAGTCTCGCTTTGGCTTTGAGTCGCGGTGAGGGAGTTGTCATTGTCCATGATTTAAGTACAGAGAAAGATCACCTATTCTCTGAGTTGATGGCTTGTCCCAATGGTCATGGTAGTTTGCCAGAGCTTGAACCCAAAAACTTTAGTTTTAATAGCCCGCACGGTGCTTGCAGCGCTTGTGATGGCTTGGGTATGGAGCAAGAATTGTCAGAAGATCTTTTGGTACCCGTGCCAAGCCTGACTCTTGCTGAAGGTGCTATCAAGCCTTGGGCAAAAACCAATAACCCTTTTTATAAAGCATTGCTAGATGCTTTGATGACGACACTCGGGTTGTCGATGAAAACTCCTTTTGGAGAGTTTTCTGACAAAACCAAAGATATAATTTTTAATGGTTATGATGAAAAGCGAGTCAAGATTGATACCAAAAAATATCCCAATCTTGGTTACGGTAATTACAATGTCTATTATGAAGGTGTGGTTGGGCAACTGCAGCGTCGCTACAAAGAATCTGGTTCAGAGAGCTGGAAAGCTGAGCTTGAGCAATATATGATCGAAACAGATTGCCCCAAGTGCAATGGTGCAAGACTCAAGCCTTCTGTCTTAGCTGTCAAAATTGCTGGACAAAGCATAGCTGATATCTCCAGGCTCTCTGTTGAGAAAGCAGATGATTTCTTTTCTAAGCTTGAACTGTTTTTGAATCCACAACATGCACAGATAGCCCATCAGGTTTTGATTGAAATTAGAGCGAGGCTCAAGTTTTTGAAAGATGTGGGCTTGTCATATTTGACTTTGTCACGTTCAGCTAAGACTCTTTCTGGTGGTGAGTTTCAACGTATTCGCTTGGCTTCGCAGATTGGCTCTTCCTTGACTGGTGTTTTGTATGTTTTAGATGAACCGTCTATTGGTTTACATCAAAAAGACAATGATAAATTACTTGCTACCCTTAATCATTTGCGTGATATTGGTAATACTGTCTTGGTAGTGGAGCATGATCAAGAGACAATTATCAAGGCAGATCATGTTTTAGATATTGGCCCCAAAGCTGGTGTTCATGGTGGTTACGTGGTGGCTCAAGGTAGCGTACAGGATATTATGGATGCTCCAGATTCTATTACTGGCGCTTATTTGTCTGGTAGGCTTAAGATAGAGGTACCTTCAACTAGACGTGAAGGTAATGGAAATTATTTGAGTATTAATGGTGCCACAAAAAATAATCTCAAAGACATCAGTGTTGATTTCCCGCTTGGCAAATTCATTTCAGTAACAGGAGTGAGCGGCTCTGGCAAAAGCTCTTTGATAAATGATTTATTAAGGCCAGCTTTGATGCACAAGCTTGGTTACAAGGTGCCAATGCCGCGGGAATTGAAATCAATCAATGGACACAAAGAACTTGATAAAGTAATTGTAATTGACCAAAGCCCGATTGGTCGAACTCCTCGCTCTAATCCAGCGACCTATGTCGGAGTTTTTGATCCTATACGTCAAGTCTTCTCGCAAACTATAGAAGCCAAGGCAAGAGGCTATAATCCAGGACGTTTTAGTTTCAATGTCAAAGGCGGTCGTTGTGAGGCTTGTGGCGGGGCTGGCTTGGTTGAGATTGAGATGAATTTCTTACCTTCTGTCTATGTCAAGTGTGATATTTGCAAAGGACGCCGTTATAATCAAGAAACGCTTGAAGTTAAATTCAAAAACAAATCCATTTTTGATATTTTAGAAATGACAGTTGAAGAAGCACTTAGCTTCTTTGATGCTATCCCTCAAGTCAAAAAGAAACTCCAAGCTCTGCAGGATGTAGGTTTGGATTATATTCGTCTTGGGCAAGCTGCCACGACTCTCTCTGGCGGTGAGGCTCAAAGAATCAAGCTAGCCTCTGAATTATCCAAGCGCCCTACTGGCAAAACAATGTATCTACTCGATGAACCGACAACAGGCTTGCATTGGTTTGATATTCAACATCTTTTGAATGTGCTTAATCGTTTGGTAGATACTGGTAATACCGTCTTGGTAATCGAGCACAATCTGGATGTAATTAAACACTCTGATCATATTGTTGATCTTGGTCCCGAGGGCGGTGATGCTGGCGGTGAGCTGCTTGCTCAAGGAAGCCCAGAAGAAGTTGCATTGAGCACTAAATCCTATACTGCTCAGTATTTGTAA
- a CDS encoding SulP family inorganic anion transporter, translating to MSGYHPMMKYFSRNKTSLKHEGLAALVVFLVALPLSIGVAVATGASPTSGIISAAVGGIVVGLLSGCPLSVSGPTASLMIIVAEIITNFGLKQLGLIAFLAGIIQLIFAILKLGPVFRTVAPSVIQGMLSAIGVSIFASQFHVMVGDSPNHNPIANLALIPGSLLHGLFPMDGSVYHMSALIGVITIGTIMLWNLVPKRIKAIPPALVGVVVSILVTQIFHFPIKHLNLPDGLMQDINIIDFNAVIPALTNSSYMLAAFTVAFIATAETLLTATAVDQLHTGARANYNQEVFAQATGNLVAGFLGVLPIAGVIIRSAANVTAGAKTRISTILHGIFLLVFIIIFPHVLEIIPTSCFAAILVYTGVRLVNYKALIKIYSYSRAEFIIYLITVTAVLLTNLLQGIIIGLLVSFIRLLHQINHLEISTQAIEGTDVIEVDLEGAANFVTLPQIADLLGALEQKKKVYIFFDKCQYIDHSCIDFLVNWETQYMASGGKVVLELHTLTDRFSKYASTAEKDRTK from the coding sequence ATGTCAGGATACCACCCTATGATGAAATATTTTAGTCGTAACAAAACAAGTCTCAAGCATGAAGGCTTAGCGGCTCTTGTGGTTTTTTTAGTTGCATTACCTTTATCAATTGGTGTTGCAGTTGCAACTGGAGCTTCACCAACATCTGGGATTATTTCAGCAGCAGTTGGTGGTATTGTAGTTGGTTTACTCTCTGGCTGTCCTTTATCAGTTAGTGGTCCAACTGCTAGTTTAATGATTATCGTGGCAGAGATAATTACCAACTTCGGTCTTAAGCAACTTGGATTAATTGCTTTTCTTGCTGGAATTATTCAATTGATTTTTGCGATCTTGAAACTTGGACCAGTATTCAGAACCGTAGCACCATCAGTTATTCAAGGTATGCTCAGCGCGATTGGTGTCTCTATCTTTGCTTCTCAGTTCCATGTCATGGTTGGAGATAGCCCAAATCATAATCCAATTGCAAATTTAGCATTAATTCCCGGTTCTTTATTACATGGCTTATTTCCAATGGATGGCTCTGTTTACCATATGTCTGCATTGATTGGTGTCATCACAATTGGAACAATAATGCTCTGGAATCTTGTTCCCAAGCGTATCAAAGCTATTCCGCCAGCCTTGGTTGGTGTAGTTGTTTCAATTCTTGTCACTCAAATTTTTCATTTCCCTATCAAACACTTAAATCTACCCGATGGACTCATGCAGGATATAAATATAATTGACTTCAATGCAGTTATACCAGCTCTAACTAATTCAAGTTATATGCTCGCTGCTTTTACTGTGGCTTTCATTGCAACTGCCGAGACTTTGCTTACTGCAACAGCTGTCGATCAATTACATACAGGCGCTCGTGCTAATTACAATCAAGAGGTCTTTGCTCAAGCTACTGGTAATTTGGTGGCAGGATTTCTGGGAGTTTTACCAATTGCTGGAGTTATAATTCGTAGTGCTGCCAATGTTACAGCTGGTGCTAAAACAAGAATCTCAACAATTCTTCATGGAATATTCTTGTTAGTATTTATCATTATTTTCCCTCATGTTTTGGAGATAATCCCAACTTCTTGCTTTGCAGCAATCCTCGTCTATACCGGTGTTAGGCTAGTTAACTACAAAGCTCTGATTAAGATCTACAGTTATAGCCGGGCTGAATTTATAATCTATCTAATAACAGTTACTGCAGTACTCCTAACTAACTTACTTCAAGGAATCATCATTGGCTTACTTGTTTCATTTATTAGACTCTTACACCAAATTAATCATCTTGAAATCTCAACTCAAGCAATTGAAGGAACCGATGTAATAGAAGTTGATCTTGAAGGTGCTGCCAATTTTGTGACATTGCCGCAAATTGCTGATCTACTAGGGGCTCTTGAGCAGAAGAAAAAAGTTTATATATTCTTTGACAAGTGCCAGTACATTGACCATTCTTGTATTGATTTTTTGGTTAATTGGGAAACTCAATATATGGCTAGTGGTGGGAAGGTAGTACTTGAGCTTCATACGCTTACAGATCGTTTTTCTAAGTATGCGAGTACTGCCGAAAAAGACCGAACCAAATAG